A region of Phytohabitans rumicis DNA encodes the following proteins:
- a CDS encoding ABC transporter substrate-binding protein: protein MNRKNGSPLRLRHIAAITSAVLVLAACGDGGGTDDASDAPSSTQKVKVALDWTPNTNHTGLYVAQAKGFFAQHGLDVEIVQPGDADAASLLAAGKVQFAISAQESLTQARAQNVPLVSVAAIVQHNTSGFASPKAKDITRPAQYAGKTYGGYGGPVEEALLRTLVAADGGDASAVKVVNVGNADFFTATKKDIDFEWIFYGWTGVEAELRGEPVNIQYVKDYDKALDFYTPILITSENQISSSPDVVKSFVAATSEGYTYAADHSAESADVLLKAAPDLDKDLVTKSQEWLGPKYKDDAPRWGEQSAQVWTDFTAWLYEHKVITTQVDATKAYTNDFLPTANG from the coding sequence GTGAACAGGAAGAACGGCAGCCCGCTCCGGCTGCGCCACATAGCCGCCATCACGTCCGCCGTGCTCGTCCTGGCCGCGTGCGGCGACGGCGGCGGCACAGACGACGCCAGCGACGCCCCGTCGTCGACGCAGAAGGTCAAGGTCGCGCTCGACTGGACGCCGAACACCAACCACACCGGGCTCTACGTGGCCCAGGCCAAGGGCTTCTTCGCCCAGCACGGCCTGGACGTGGAGATCGTCCAGCCGGGCGACGCGGACGCCGCGTCGCTGCTCGCCGCCGGCAAGGTGCAGTTCGCGATCAGCGCCCAGGAGTCGCTGACCCAGGCCCGCGCGCAGAACGTCCCGCTCGTCTCGGTGGCCGCGATCGTCCAGCACAACACCTCCGGCTTCGCCTCACCGAAGGCCAAGGACATCACCCGGCCGGCGCAGTACGCCGGCAAGACCTACGGCGGGTACGGCGGGCCGGTCGAGGAGGCGCTGCTGCGTACCCTCGTCGCGGCCGACGGCGGCGACGCCAGCGCGGTGAAGGTGGTGAACGTCGGCAACGCCGACTTCTTCACCGCCACCAAGAAGGACATCGACTTCGAGTGGATCTTCTACGGCTGGACCGGCGTCGAGGCCGAGTTGCGCGGCGAGCCCGTCAACATCCAGTACGTCAAGGACTACGACAAGGCGCTGGATTTCTACACGCCGATCCTCATCACCAGCGAGAACCAGATCTCCAGCAGCCCCGACGTCGTCAAGTCGTTCGTCGCGGCGACCTCCGAGGGGTACACGTACGCGGCCGACCACTCGGCCGAGTCCGCCGACGTCCTGCTGAAGGCGGCCCCGGACCTGGACAAGGACCTGGTCACCAAGAGCCAGGAGTGGCTCGGGCCGAAGTACAAGGACGACGCGCCCCGCTGGGGCGAGCAGTCCGCACAGGTCTGGACCGACTTCACCGCTTGGCTGTACGAGCACAAGGTGATCACCACCCAGGTCGACGCGACCAAGGCGTACACCAACGATTTCCTGCCAACGGCGAATGGCTGA
- a CDS encoding ABC transporter permease has protein sequence MADGSLAGRRGRRVRRWAAPAAAIVLLVAAWQVFTAVSGTEQWLLPSPTDALAAGREDHASLATHTLATAKLALIGFAAGVVTGLAIAVVLHLVPLLRAALYPLLVVSQNIPTIALAPLLVVWLGFGLLPKVVVIVLVCFFPLTVATLDGLRRTDPAIEDYLLMSGANRRQLFLKLELPHALPPMFSGLKIAATYSVVGAIIAEWMGADEGLGKYMIVAKSAFRADKIFVAIAIVVVLSLAVLGAVLLLERLLIRGRTPRDADV, from the coding sequence ATGGCTGACGGCTCTCTCGCGGGCCGGCGGGGACGGCGGGTGCGGCGCTGGGCCGCGCCCGCCGCGGCCATCGTGCTGCTGGTGGCGGCCTGGCAGGTGTTCACGGCGGTGTCCGGGACCGAGCAGTGGCTGCTGCCCAGCCCGACCGACGCGCTCGCGGCCGGCCGCGAGGACCACGCCTCGCTGGCCACCCACACGCTGGCCACCGCCAAGCTGGCGCTGATCGGCTTCGCCGCCGGCGTGGTCACCGGGTTGGCCATCGCGGTTGTGCTGCACCTGGTGCCGCTGCTGCGCGCCGCGCTCTACCCGCTGCTGGTGGTCAGCCAGAACATCCCGACGATCGCGCTCGCGCCGCTGCTCGTGGTGTGGCTCGGCTTCGGCCTCCTGCCCAAGGTGGTGGTCATCGTGCTGGTGTGCTTCTTCCCGCTCACCGTGGCCACATTGGACGGCCTGCGCCGCACCGACCCGGCCATCGAGGACTACCTGCTGATGAGCGGCGCCAACCGCCGGCAGCTGTTCCTCAAGCTGGAGCTGCCGCACGCCCTGCCACCGATGTTCTCCGGCCTGAAGATCGCCGCCACGTACAGCGTCGTGGGCGCCATCATCGCGGAGTGGATGGGCGCCGACGAAGGACTCGGCAAGTACATGATCGTGGCGAAGTCGGCGTTCCGGGCCGACAAGATCTTCGTAGCGATCGCCATCGTGGTGGTGCTGAGCCTGGCCGTGCTGGGCGCCGTGCTGCTGCTCGAACGCCTGCTGATCCGCGGCCGTACACCGAGGGACGCCGATGTCTGA
- a CDS encoding ABC transporter substrate-binding protein has translation MTHLRLMLEYYHPWPNAAGFHLASSEGWYRDAGLDVEITVFDPLRGDTLEHLVRAEADLGVFPTNRLLVRRLAGQPLAAVAAVNHRGMETIQTVVGRGIERPRDLAGRRIALNPTPRGVAMVRHLVAADGGDPDAVVLVDSGHRELSVDDIAAGEVDATFGGYWAWDALMGDLPAEQRLMWPVDEIGAPPYHSYLLGIGPSLLDRPEVVRTFLEVTARGYHAVVQRPEHALAVLDRVIPYFPRRLLARSLELIASTWLHQGRWGAIRDDLMQPYADWLARYGVLASGDRWRDAVATDLAGSW, from the coding sequence ATGACCCACCTGCGCCTGATGCTCGAGTACTACCACCCGTGGCCCAACGCGGCCGGCTTCCACCTCGCCAGCAGCGAGGGCTGGTACCGCGACGCCGGCCTCGACGTCGAGATCACCGTCTTCGACCCGCTGCGCGGGGACACGCTGGAACACCTGGTACGCGCCGAGGCCGACCTCGGCGTCTTTCCCACCAACCGCCTGCTGGTACGCCGGCTGGCGGGCCAGCCGCTGGCGGCGGTGGCCGCGGTCAACCACCGCGGCATGGAGACGATCCAGACGGTGGTCGGCCGGGGCATCGAACGTCCCAGGGACCTGGCCGGGCGGCGGATCGCGCTCAACCCGACCCCGCGCGGGGTGGCGATGGTGCGCCACCTCGTCGCGGCCGACGGCGGCGACCCCGACGCCGTGGTGCTGGTCGACAGTGGACACCGCGAGCTGAGCGTGGACGACATCGCCGCGGGCGAGGTGGACGCGACCTTCGGCGGGTACTGGGCGTGGGATGCGCTCATGGGCGACCTGCCGGCCGAGCAGCGTCTCATGTGGCCGGTCGACGAGATCGGCGCACCGCCGTACCACAGCTACCTGCTCGGGATCGGGCCCAGCCTGCTGGACCGGCCCGAGGTGGTACGGACCTTCCTGGAGGTGACCGCCCGCGGCTACCACGCGGTCGTCCAGCGTCCCGAGCACGCGCTCGCCGTCCTGGACCGCGTCATCCCGTACTTCCCGCGCCGCCTGCTGGCCCGGTCGCTGGAGCTGATCGCGTCCACCTGGCTGCACCAGGGCCGGTGGGGTGCGATCCGCGACGACCTGATGCAGCCGTACGCGGACTGGCTGGCCCGGTACGGCGTGCTGGCCAGCGGAGACCGGTGGCGGGACGCGGTCGCCACCGACCTGGCAGGCAGCTGGTGA
- a CDS encoding TIGR03618 family F420-dependent PPOX class oxidoreductase, whose product MSVRPLIDADGLAAQPGAVVLDATVALPAPAHDGDHRAASGRDAWERAHIPGSVHADLLHELSDQSAPYHFARPDPDTLARQLGALGVTDGATVVVYDTGGGIWAARLWWLLRWIGVDAAVLDGGLAAWAAAGHPVASGPATPEPGTLTPRVRGGLWVDRPDLEGWMAGDAAATVVCALSPEVFRGDVPTRYARRGHIPGSINLPARALAELLLSPAELRSALDPLVESPDPVWVYCGGGISAASLALALALAGRDDVAVYDGSLEEWAADPELPLSSDKLSPAVRALLDAPEFAVLSTLDPDGSPHATVMWVGRDGDALVLASKNGRRQVRNLRRDPRATVLVYERAKPTRYVEVRGTATLHEDGARDVVDRLARAYIGADHAAGPADQERDRVVIRIAPERVYHRG is encoded by the coding sequence GTGAGCGTGCGCCCGCTCATCGACGCCGACGGGCTCGCGGCTCAGCCCGGCGCGGTGGTGCTGGACGCCACGGTCGCGCTGCCGGCCCCCGCGCACGACGGCGACCACCGGGCCGCCAGCGGCCGGGATGCCTGGGAGCGGGCGCACATCCCCGGCTCGGTGCACGCGGACCTGCTCCACGAACTGAGCGATCAGTCAGCGCCGTACCACTTCGCGCGGCCGGACCCGGACACGCTCGCGCGCCAGCTGGGCGCGCTGGGCGTGACCGACGGCGCCACGGTGGTCGTCTACGACACCGGCGGTGGCATCTGGGCCGCCCGGCTGTGGTGGCTGCTGCGCTGGATAGGTGTGGACGCGGCGGTCCTGGACGGCGGCCTGGCGGCCTGGGCGGCGGCCGGCCACCCGGTCGCGTCCGGCCCGGCCACGCCCGAGCCCGGCACGCTGACCCCACGCGTCCGCGGTGGACTGTGGGTGGACCGGCCGGACCTGGAAGGCTGGATGGCCGGTGACGCGGCCGCGACCGTCGTCTGCGCCCTCTCCCCCGAGGTGTTCCGCGGCGACGTGCCGACCCGGTACGCCCGCCGCGGCCACATCCCAGGCAGCATCAACCTGCCCGCTCGTGCCCTGGCCGAGCTCCTCCTGTCGCCGGCTGAACTCCGATCGGCGTTGGACCCACTGGTGGAGAGCCCGGACCCGGTGTGGGTGTACTGCGGCGGCGGCATCTCCGCGGCCAGCCTCGCGCTCGCGCTCGCCCTCGCCGGCCGCGACGACGTCGCCGTGTACGACGGGTCGTTGGAGGAGTGGGCGGCCGACCCGGAGCTGCCACTCTCGTCCGACAAGCTCTCTCCGGCGGTGCGGGCGCTCCTGGACGCCCCCGAGTTCGCCGTGCTGTCCACACTGGATCCGGACGGCAGCCCGCACGCGACCGTCATGTGGGTCGGGCGCGACGGCGACGCGCTCGTCCTGGCCTCCAAGAACGGGCGCCGGCAGGTGCGCAACCTGCGCCGCGACCCGCGCGCCACCGTCCTGGTCTACGAGCGCGCCAAGCCCACCCGGTACGTCGAGGTCCGCGGCACCGCGACGCTCCACGAGGACGGCGCGAGGGACGTCGTGGACCGGCTCGCCCGCGCCTACATCGGGGCCGACCACGCCGCCGGCCCGGCCGACCAGGAGCGCGACCGGGTGGTCATCCGGATCGCGCCCGAGCGCGTCTACCACCGGGGTTGA
- a CDS encoding dephospho-CoA kinase produces MRQRPEPRRRTSAEPRSEHQALSDVADLLSARPPRAGRVKVLAVEGRSGAGKSTLATALAAELDAPVIRMDDLYAGWDGLLAGVDALVDWVLAPLGRGEPARWRRYDWHLGRYAEWHPVPATDVLVVEGVGAGARPVAPYLSTLVWLDAPDDVRRERALARDGDTYAPHWDRWARHENDFYAQDDVRSRADVLISVPTPGGPA; encoded by the coding sequence GTGAGGCAACGGCCGGAGCCACGACGGCGGACGAGCGCCGAGCCTCGGAGCGAACATCAGGCTCTGAGCGACGTTGCCGACCTGCTCAGCGCCCGGCCACCGCGCGCCGGCCGGGTGAAGGTGCTGGCCGTCGAGGGCCGCTCCGGCGCGGGCAAGTCCACCCTGGCCACCGCGCTCGCGGCCGAACTGGACGCGCCGGTGATCCGGATGGACGACCTGTACGCCGGCTGGGACGGCCTGCTCGCCGGCGTCGACGCGCTGGTGGACTGGGTGCTGGCCCCGCTGGGTCGCGGCGAGCCGGCACGCTGGCGGCGGTACGACTGGCACCTGGGCCGGTACGCCGAATGGCACCCGGTGCCCGCCACGGACGTGCTCGTCGTGGAGGGGGTCGGCGCCGGCGCCCGCCCGGTCGCCCCGTACCTGAGCACCCTGGTGTGGCTGGACGCCCCCGACGACGTGCGCCGGGAGCGCGCCCTGGCCCGCGACGGCGACACCTACGCGCCGCACTGGGACCGCTGGGCGCGGCACGAGAACGACTTCTACGCGCAGGACGATGTCCGCTCCCGGGCCGACGTCCTCATCTCCGTCCCGACCCCTGGAGGGCCCGCATGA
- a CDS encoding NtaA/DmoA family FMN-dependent monooxygenase (This protein belongs to a clade of FMN-dependent monooxygenases, within a broader family of flavin-dependent oxidoreductases, the luciferase-like monooxygenase (LMM) family, some of whose members use coenzyme F420 rather than FMN.), producing the protein MTAKRIRLHGLRQSTVGHTAIGLWRHPDSQAHRYRELDYWLETARILERGRFDALFIADALGPLEVYQGRVDAALRDGIQTPTDDPLLAISAMAAVTEHLGFAATVSSTYERPYAFARKMATLDHLTGGRIGWNIVTSALDSAARNLGLDRQLPHDERYAVAEEFMEVVYKLWEGSWEDGAVVRDADAGVFVDPAKVHPVAHDGTHYRVPGIALFEPSVQRTPVLYQAGTSPVGRAFAARHAEGVFLSTYRADMARKLVDDVRERARQAGRDPESLKFFAIATVIVADTDAEAQAKLADYQRYASVEGGLARWSALMHIDLSTLDPDRPLEYVDTDGIRGMVELFTTLDPTRRWTPRAIAEFVGVGGGGPVIVGSPARSPTSSNAGSRSPMWTASTSPTRCRRSPSATSPTSPYPNCRPGAGSGPTTPDGPCGRASTARAGRGSGPTTRRPRTVHSGMVIHDRATVAEAGLHDDWPVLSSWTRPVLGRSGRPARRVSGLEPDRGRYHPLTSLKHRVESVSLLILISPFRGCSIERRHRWLHQQPAGSSCKLSG; encoded by the coding sequence ATGACCGCCAAGCGCATCCGGCTGCACGGGCTGCGGCAGTCCACTGTGGGCCACACCGCCATCGGGCTGTGGCGCCACCCGGACAGCCAGGCGCACCGGTACCGGGAGCTGGACTACTGGCTGGAGACCGCGCGGATCCTCGAACGCGGCCGGTTCGACGCGCTGTTCATCGCCGACGCGCTCGGCCCCTTGGAGGTCTACCAGGGGCGGGTCGACGCGGCTCTGCGCGACGGCATCCAGACCCCCACCGACGACCCGCTGCTGGCCATCTCGGCGATGGCCGCGGTGACCGAGCACCTCGGCTTCGCCGCGACGGTCTCGTCCACGTACGAGCGGCCGTACGCGTTCGCCCGCAAGATGGCCACTTTGGACCACCTGACCGGCGGCCGGATCGGCTGGAACATCGTGACCTCCGCGCTGGACAGCGCCGCCCGCAACCTCGGCCTGGACCGGCAGTTGCCGCACGACGAGCGGTACGCCGTCGCCGAGGAGTTCATGGAGGTGGTCTACAAGCTGTGGGAGGGCAGCTGGGAGGACGGCGCGGTGGTGCGGGACGCCGACGCGGGCGTCTTCGTCGACCCCGCCAAGGTGCACCCGGTGGCCCACGACGGCACCCACTACCGGGTGCCGGGCATCGCCCTGTTCGAGCCGTCGGTCCAGCGCACCCCGGTGCTGTACCAGGCCGGCACGTCGCCGGTCGGCCGGGCCTTCGCGGCCCGCCACGCCGAGGGCGTCTTCCTCAGCACGTACCGGGCGGACATGGCCCGCAAGCTCGTCGACGACGTACGCGAACGGGCCCGCCAAGCCGGGCGGGACCCCGAGTCGCTGAAGTTCTTCGCGATCGCCACGGTCATCGTGGCCGACACCGACGCCGAGGCCCAAGCCAAGCTGGCCGACTACCAGCGATACGCCAGCGTCGAGGGCGGCCTGGCCCGGTGGAGCGCGCTCATGCACATCGACCTGTCCACACTCGACCCCGACCGGCCGCTGGAGTACGTCGACACCGACGGCATCCGCGGCATGGTGGAACTGTTCACCACGCTGGATCCGACCCGGCGCTGGACGCCGCGCGCGATCGCCGAGTTCGTGGGGGTCGGTGGCGGCGGGCCGGTCATCGTCGGCTCCCCCGCACGGTCGCCGACGAGCTCGAACGCTGGGTCGAGGAGTCCGATGTGGACGGCTTCAACATCGCCGACCCGGTGCCGCCGGTCACCTTCCGCGACTTCGCCGACCTCGCCGTACCCGAATTGCAGGCCCGGGGCCGGGTCTGGACCGACTACCCCGGACGGACCCTGCGGGAGAGCTTCTACGGCCCGGGCCGGACGCGGGTCCGGGCCGACCACCCGGCGGCCGCGTACCGTCCACAGCGGGATGGTGATTCATGACCGCGCGACCGTTGCGGAAGCTGGGCTTCATGACGATTGGCCTGTCTTGTCCAGTTGGACGCGGCCTGTCCTGGGCAGGTCCGGCCGACCCGCGCGGAGAGTGTCCGGTCTCGAGCCTGACCGGGGTCGTTACCATCCACTAACGTCACTGAAACACCGCGTTGAAAGCGTTTCCTTGCTGATCTTGATCTCCCCGTTCCGGGGATGTTCGATCGAGAGGAGACACAGGTGGCTACACCAGCAACCCGCCGGCAGTTCCTGCAAGCTGTCGGGGTAA
- a CDS encoding flavin monoamine oxidase family protein, producing the protein MATPATRRQFLQAVGVTGGAGTLYSTMGALGLAPAAQAAPPFHAPRESDFTLTGRARKSVLILGGGIAGLATAYELGKAGYRVRILEARQRPGGRNWTVRGGTTETDLDGHTQRAAFAPGQYLNAGPARIAQHMVTLDYCRELGVPIEIFGNQNADGYYYNENVGALSGTAIRHRTAKADVYGYVSELLAKATDQGALDGYLTADDKERLLAFLRNFGAIGPRVTENPAASWRYTGSNRRGYLVDPGAGLEAGTPNLPPYALSDVIASGVGQYLSFEFGWDQAMLMFQPVGGMDRIPYALERAVGRGSITYGAQVSSITNTTAGVEVVYTGPDGSSKVATADFCVCTIPPQVLVNIPSNLTQAVKDALAYAVPVSTGKIGLQYGRRWWEREENIYAGITNTNMDLSTIWYPSYGYHGAKGVLVGYYNFGANADLYAALTPPSGRRGPSRRA; encoded by the coding sequence GTGGCTACACCAGCAACCCGCCGGCAGTTCCTGCAAGCTGTCGGGGTAACCGGCGGCGCGGGCACCCTCTACAGCACAATGGGTGCGCTCGGCCTCGCGCCCGCGGCACAGGCGGCACCACCGTTCCATGCGCCACGCGAATCCGACTTCACGCTGACCGGGCGGGCGCGTAAATCCGTCCTCATCCTGGGTGGCGGCATCGCCGGGCTCGCGACAGCGTACGAGCTCGGCAAGGCTGGCTACCGCGTGCGGATCCTGGAGGCCCGCCAGCGCCCCGGCGGTCGCAACTGGACGGTGCGCGGCGGCACCACCGAGACCGACCTGGACGGCCACACCCAGCGCGCCGCGTTCGCGCCCGGTCAGTACCTCAACGCCGGACCGGCACGAATCGCGCAGCACATGGTCACCCTCGACTACTGCCGCGAGCTGGGCGTGCCGATCGAGATCTTCGGCAACCAGAACGCGGACGGCTACTACTACAACGAAAACGTCGGCGCGCTGTCCGGTACGGCCATCCGGCACCGCACCGCGAAGGCGGACGTGTACGGCTACGTCTCGGAGCTGCTGGCGAAGGCGACCGACCAGGGCGCGCTCGACGGCTACCTGACCGCCGACGACAAGGAGCGGCTGCTGGCGTTCCTACGCAACTTCGGCGCGATCGGCCCTCGGGTCACCGAGAATCCGGCCGCGAGCTGGAGGTACACCGGCAGCAACCGGCGCGGATACCTGGTCGACCCGGGCGCCGGCCTGGAGGCGGGCACGCCGAACCTGCCGCCGTACGCCCTCTCCGACGTCATCGCCAGCGGCGTCGGGCAGTACCTCTCCTTCGAGTTCGGCTGGGACCAGGCGATGCTGATGTTCCAGCCGGTCGGCGGCATGGACCGCATCCCGTACGCGCTGGAACGCGCCGTCGGCCGCGGCTCCATCACGTACGGCGCCCAGGTCAGCTCCATCACCAACACGACGGCCGGGGTGGAGGTGGTCTACACCGGACCGGACGGCTCCTCGAAGGTCGCCACCGCGGACTTCTGCGTGTGCACCATCCCGCCCCAGGTACTCGTCAACATCCCGTCCAACCTCACCCAGGCGGTCAAAGACGCCCTCGCGTACGCGGTCCCGGTGAGCACCGGGAAGATCGGGCTCCAGTACGGCCGGCGGTGGTGGGAGCGGGAGGAGAACATCTACGCCGGCATCACGAACACCAACATGGACCTGTCGACGATCTGGTACCCGTCGTACGGCTACCACGGCGCCAAGGGCGTACTCGTCGGCTACTACAACTTCGGCGCCAACGCGGACCTGTACGCCGCGCTCACCCCGCCGAGCGGCAGGCGCGGGCCATCGCGCAGGGCGTGA
- a CDS encoding FAD-dependent oxidoreductase has translation MKIHGERYRTELENAFSVAWRRTRYSEGGWVSWPSRTSGQYARLLEPDRNVYFAGDHLSYYIAWQAGAFESARKVVTDLHARVMAS, from the coding sequence GTGAAGATCCACGGGGAGAGGTACCGGACCGAGCTGGAGAACGCGTTCTCGGTCGCCTGGCGGCGCACCCGCTACAGCGAGGGCGGCTGGGTCTCCTGGCCGTCGCGAACGAGCGGCCAGTACGCACGGCTTCTGGAGCCGGACCGCAACGTGTACTTCGCCGGCGACCACCTCAGCTACTACATCGCCTGGCAGGCAGGCGCTTTCGAGTCGGCCCGGAAGGTCGTCACCGACCTGCACGCCCGCGTCATGGCCAGTTAG
- a CDS encoding Rid family hydrolase has translation MSARLTRRRIARALAVALPGAAVSAAAAAPASATGGTHRLHPTAVKPNLPAGQSNPLIASGVSVGGLVALYRSSGTGPAARNTGAPAGSPELYIDPAQFPGAALPAGVTLTEAQAMNALARIGENLASVGLGYDDVISMRVFLDNPPAAASADYTGWNRAYRQYFANIDLVNGAVVPVPLGSAPPAPPLVANRARPSRTTIEVASLPVAGWLVEVEVEAVIR, from the coding sequence ATGTCCGCACGCCTCACCCGCCGCCGCATCGCGAGGGCGCTCGCCGTCGCACTGCCGGGCGCCGCCGTTTCGGCGGCCGCCGCAGCGCCGGCCAGCGCCACTGGCGGTACGCACCGCCTGCACCCGACCGCGGTCAAACCGAACCTACCCGCCGGGCAGAGCAACCCGCTCATCGCCAGCGGTGTGAGCGTCGGCGGGCTCGTCGCGCTCTACCGCAGCAGCGGCACCGGACCCGCCGCGCGCAACACCGGTGCGCCCGCCGGCAGCCCGGAGCTCTACATCGACCCGGCCCAGTTCCCCGGAGCCGCGCTGCCCGCTGGAGTGACGCTGACCGAGGCGCAGGCGATGAACGCCCTGGCCCGCATCGGCGAGAACCTCGCGTCGGTCGGCCTCGGGTACGACGACGTCATCTCGATGCGCGTCTTCCTCGACAACCCACCCGCGGCCGCGAGCGCCGACTACACCGGCTGGAACCGCGCGTACCGGCAGTACTTCGCCAACATCGACCTGGTCAACGGCGCTGTCGTTCCGGTGCCGCTGGGCAGCGCCCCACCCGCGCCGCCGCTCGTGGCCAACCGGGCACGGCCGTCGCGCACCACCATCGAGGTCGCCAGCCTCCCGGTCGCCGGATGGCTCGTCGAGGTCGAGGTGGAGGCGGTCATCCGCTGA
- a CDS encoding MFS transporter: MAIAGLVGTTIEYYDFFIYGTAAALVFSDVFFPALGDVAGSVASFATSAVAFVARPLGAIVFGHYGDRWGRKRTLVTTLLMMGLSTIAIGLLPPAEAIGVAAPVALVVLRLVQGLALGGEWPGANLLTAEYAPQGRRGFYAVFPQVGGAIGFALSSATFLATDVIVGNSDDAFLSYGWRIPFLASAVLVLVGLWARGSIDETPVFRAASTKALSTPRRSPFAGVVREQWREVLLCGGVTGVVFALFYIGATYLTTYGTATLGIERQIVLSLGIVAAAVVALFVFLGGRLSDRYGRRNIIIVTGVLAVVWSIGVFPLLSTGSPLAFGLGLAGAFALNGLAFGPVGAFLPELFATRYRYTGAGVSFNLGGIIGGAVPPLLAPVLADSFGAMAVGAMIALLAVTSVVCTWALTETSNRSSLHDQHLPRVRRASEQPVP; this comes from the coding sequence GTGGCGATCGCCGGACTTGTTGGTACGACGATTGAGTACTACGACTTCTTCATCTATGGCACGGCCGCCGCGCTGGTCTTCTCCGACGTCTTCTTTCCGGCTCTCGGGGACGTTGCCGGCTCCGTGGCATCTTTCGCCACGTCCGCCGTCGCCTTTGTCGCCCGGCCGCTGGGAGCGATTGTCTTCGGGCACTACGGCGACCGGTGGGGACGCAAACGCACCCTGGTCACAACGCTGCTGATGATGGGCTTATCGACCATTGCGATCGGATTGCTTCCGCCGGCGGAAGCTATCGGTGTCGCCGCTCCGGTCGCCCTCGTAGTTCTGCGCCTTGTGCAGGGTCTGGCCCTCGGCGGTGAGTGGCCGGGCGCCAACCTACTGACAGCAGAGTACGCACCGCAAGGCCGTCGTGGCTTCTACGCCGTCTTCCCGCAGGTGGGCGGCGCGATCGGCTTCGCCCTATCGAGCGCGACGTTCCTGGCGACCGACGTCATCGTCGGAAACAGCGACGATGCCTTCCTCTCCTACGGCTGGCGCATCCCGTTCCTTGCCAGCGCGGTCCTCGTGCTGGTCGGTCTGTGGGCACGGGGCTCAATTGACGAGACTCCGGTCTTCCGCGCCGCGAGTACGAAGGCGCTTTCGACGCCTCGCCGATCGCCGTTTGCCGGTGTTGTTCGCGAACAGTGGCGCGAGGTGCTGCTCTGTGGTGGCGTCACCGGCGTCGTATTTGCGCTTTTCTACATAGGCGCCACCTACTTGACGACCTACGGCACAGCGACCTTGGGCATCGAACGGCAGATCGTTCTCTCGCTCGGGATCGTTGCCGCCGCCGTGGTGGCGCTCTTCGTCTTCCTGGGTGGCAGGCTCTCCGACCGCTACGGCCGGCGCAACATCATCATCGTGACGGGTGTACTCGCGGTCGTCTGGTCGATAGGCGTTTTCCCTTTGCTCAGCACCGGCAGTCCGCTCGCGTTCGGGCTCGGGCTCGCTGGCGCCTTCGCCCTCAACGGCCTGGCATTCGGGCCGGTCGGTGCCTTTCTTCCGGAGCTTTTCGCGACGCGATACCGATACACCGGAGCGGGAGTGAGTTTCAACCTCGGTGGCATCATCGGCGGTGCCGTGCCACCACTGCTCGCCCCTGTTCTGGCGGACTCTTTCGGCGCTATGGCCGTCGGCGCCATGATCGCATTGTTGGCGGTAACCAGCGTTGTCTGTACCTGGGCGCTTACCGAGACGTCAAATCGTAGTAGCCTCCACGACCAGCATCTCCCTCGTGTACGGAGAGCAAGCGAACAGCCCGTGCCGTGA